In Rhodospirillales bacterium RIFCSPLOWO2_02_FULL_58_16, the genomic window ACAAGGAAAACAAGGACGTTGCGCTCGGCTTCACCGTTCGCAAGGGCAGTAACGGCCTGAAAATTGTTGACCTTATGGTCGATCATGTAAGCCTTATCATTTCTCACCGTTCCGAGTTCACTTCCGTGATGGGCGCGCAAGGCGGCGACATGGACAAATTCGTCGAATTTCTCGCCGACCGCACCGGCAAGCTTGAAAACACGGCAAAGGTGCTGGAAGCGAGACTCAATAAACAGGCCATCAAATAGGCGCATATGGCGAACGACCCGACGCAACGGAAAATATTCCACGAAGGCGAACTGCGCGCCCAGAAAACCTGGGGCGACCCCGCCATCTGGGACGAGGCGCGAGTCAACAGGCTGTTGTGGAACGCCATCCCCGAGAAACTGCATCAGCGCATCGAATCAGCGCCTTTCTTTTTTCTGGCCACCGGCGACAAACAAGGCCGTTGCGACTGCTCGTTCAAGGGCGGCGGGCCGGGACTGATTCGCATGTCGGCGCCGGATCGCATGGCTTTTGCCGATTTTAACGGCAACGGCGCTTTCATGAGCCTCGGCAATATCCTGGAAAATCCCCAGGTCGGGATTCTTTTCATCGACTTTAATGACGGCTCCCGCCTGCGCGTCAACGGACGCGCCGCCATCCACGACAAGGGTGATATTTTGGCCCTTTTTACCGACGCCCCAAGGGTGGTGACCGTCGATATCGAACTGGTGGTTCCCAACTGCTCGAAATACGTTCCGCGCCTCATCCCGGCGCCGGAATAAGCCCAGGGCCATGGCCAAGTATCGCATCGCCGTCAACATTGAGTGGACCAGCAAGTGCAATGCCGCCTGCGTGATGTGTCCACGCGACAAAATCCCCGACTTGCTGGTGATGGATATCGGCACTTTCAGGCAGGTTCTTGACCGGCTTTCTCCCGCCGAGGCGTTTCGCGCGGTGATCGCCGGCTACGGCGAACCGACCACTCACCCCCGCTTTGAAGAATTCATCGGCATGGTCCGCGAGCACCCCCTGAATTTCGACATGGTGAGCAACGGCCAACTGCTGGACGCCGACAGGCTGGACCTGCTGGACGGCGTCGTCGGCACATTGATTATCTCTTTTTCCAGCACCACCCGCGAAATCTATGAGCGCGTTCACGTTAACCTTGACTGTGAGCTGGTCATGGACAACATCGCCCTTGCCGTCCGGCGCCTGAAAAAAACCAAACTGGCCATCAGCCTGACGCCGATGCCCGAATGTCTGGCAACCCTGCCCACGACCATAAAATGGCTGCACGGGCTTGGAATCAAGAACCTTACCATGTCGCCGTCGCTGTATGACCGCGCCGGGACGTT contains:
- a CDS encoding pyridoxamine 5'-phosphate oxidase — encoded protein: MANDPTQRKIFHEGELRAQKTWGDPAIWDEARVNRLLWNAIPEKLHQRIESAPFFFLATGDKQGRCDCSFKGGGPGLIRMSAPDRMAFADFNGNGAFMSLGNILENPQVGILFIDFNDGSRLRVNGRAAIHDKGDILALFTDAPRVVTVDIELVVPNCSKYVPRLIPAPE
- a CDS encoding radical SAM protein; its protein translation is MAKYRIAVNIEWTSKCNAACVMCPRDKIPDLLVMDIGTFRQVLDRLSPAEAFRAVIAGYGEPTTHPRFEEFIGMVREHPLNFDMVSNGQLLDADRLDLLDGVVGTLIISFSSTTREIYERVHVNLDCELVMDNIALAVRRLKKTKLAISLTPMPECLATLPTTIKWLHGLGIKNLTMSPSLYDRAGTFHDATQSYKDLRGIIRDFDLHSQELDFVPSAREIAAQWLFNRYKCIPRNTDFLISALGEYMYCFNDIAHSRPLGHVADMSLRDALRLREKSSIDHDICDACSIRKRYRPAELITAALGYLKMRMT